Proteins found in one bacterium genomic segment:
- a CDS encoding elongation factor G — MKEYTTQNIRNVVFVAHSGAGKTSLIEAILYKAKMITRMGKVEEGNTVMDYEPEEIQRKTSISLSLAYLDWKGTKINIIDTPGYADFQGEVMGAMRAADAVVLVVCAASGVEIGTENMWRLAQENSLPVLIVVNKIERENADFPKVLNQLQESFGKGVVAVGTVAERLVDGYRDKLLEAVADVSDVLLEKYINEEEIEDREIEEALVEGVKGRQLFPVLAVSAFSGEGVEEFLNAIVKYLPSPMDRGSIKGMAPGNGEEIEVKPNDEEPVCAFVFKTVADPYVGKLSYVRVFSGLLSTDSTLVNVNKNVQQKVGQLFLLLGKQQQPIGKVHAGDICAIPKLAESSTGDTLCHPSRLVMLPPISYPEPVYQLAIAPKSREDEEKLTMGLNRLTEEDPSFRWWRDNEMKQTIMAGMGDLHLEVTMERLKRKFGVDVELSTPKVPYRETIRRSASAEGKYIRQTGGHGQYGVVYLTVEPLERGAGYEFVNKIVGGAIPRQYIPSVEKGVQKALSEGVLAGYPVVDVRVTLYDGKYHEVDSSDLAFQIAAAISFKNAVQQADPVLLEPIMNVVVTVPKMFTGDVIGGLNSKRGRIIGIESESPLIDRIIAQVPMAEMLKYAIDLRSITGGRGSFTMSFSHYEEVPPHIAQQIIESSRKEEG; from the coding sequence ATGAAAGAGTATACCACCCAAAATATAAGGAATGTCGTCTTCGTCGCTCATTCCGGGGCAGGAAAGACCTCCCTCATAGAGGCTATACTTTATAAGGCGAAGATGATAACTCGGATGGGAAAGGTGGAGGAGGGCAACACCGTAATGGATTACGAGCCGGAAGAGATACAGAGAAAGACATCTATAAGCCTTTCCCTTGCCTATCTTGATTGGAAGGGAACCAAGATAAACATAATTGATACCCCCGGCTACGCTGACTTCCAGGGAGAAGTAATGGGAGCGATGCGGGCTGCCGATGCCGTTGTCCTCGTAGTATGCGCTGCCTCGGGTGTGGAAATCGGGACAGAAAATATGTGGCGTCTTGCTCAGGAGAATTCGCTTCCCGTTTTGATAGTGGTTAATAAGATAGAAAGGGAGAATGCCGATTTCCCAAAGGTTCTTAATCAACTGCAGGAATCTTTCGGGAAAGGCGTGGTCGCTGTGGGTACCGTCGCGGAACGTCTCGTTGATGGCTATAGGGATAAGCTCTTGGAGGCAGTTGCTGATGTTAGCGATGTCTTGCTTGAGAAATATATTAATGAGGAGGAAATAGAGGATAGAGAGATAGAGGAAGCGCTCGTGGAAGGAGTGAAAGGGAGGCAGCTCTTCCCAGTCCTTGCGGTTTCGGCCTTTTCCGGTGAGGGAGTGGAGGAGTTTTTGAATGCAATCGTGAAGTATCTTCCCTCCCCTATGGATAGAGGGAGCATAAAGGGGATGGCGCCGGGGAATGGTGAAGAGATAGAAGTTAAGCCGAATGACGAGGAGCCTGTTTGTGCCTTCGTTTTCAAGACCGTTGCCGACCCGTATGTGGGTAAGCTCTCCTATGTGAGGGTTTTCTCTGGGCTTCTTTCCACTGATAGCACACTTGTCAATGTTAATAAAAATGTTCAACAGAAGGTCGGACAATTGTTCTTGCTTCTTGGAAAACAGCAACAACCTATTGGCAAAGTTCACGCAGGTGATATCTGCGCCATTCCCAAGCTCGCCGAGAGCTCAACAGGTGATACTCTTTGTCATCCCTCAAGGCTTGTAATGCTTCCTCCGATAAGCTATCCCGAGCCAGTATATCAACTTGCCATTGCTCCCAAGAGCCGCGAGGATGAAGAGAAGCTCACAATGGGTCTCAACCGTTTAACTGAAGAGGACCCATCTTTTCGATGGTGGCGTGATAACGAGATGAAGCAAACGATTATGGCGGGTATGGGCGACTTACACCTTGAGGTAACAATGGAACGTCTTAAGAGGAAGTTCGGGGTGGATGTGGAGTTATCTACGCCCAAGGTCCCTTATAGGGAGACGATAAGGCGTTCAGCGAGTGCAGAGGGCAAGTACATAAGGCAGACGGGTGGGCATGGTCAATATGGAGTGGTTTATCTCACTGTTGAGCCATTGGAGAGGGGAGCTGGTTATGAATTTGTGAACAAGATAGTCGGCGGAGCAATCCCTCGCCAATACATACCCTCTGTTGAGAAAGGGGTGCAGAAGGCTCTATCCGAGGGAGTTTTAGCTGGCTATCCGGTTGTTGATGTGAGGGTGACGCTTTACGATGGGAAATACCATGAGGTTGATTCTTCGGATTTGGCATTTCAAATAGCTGCAGCGATATCCTTCAAGAACGCTGTTCAGCAAGCTGACCCCGTTCTCTTGGAACCTATAATGAATGTCGTGGTTACGGTGCCGAAGATGTTTACAGGAGATGTTATAGGTGGGCTGAACAGCAAGCGAGGAAGGATAATCGGGATAGAATCAGAGTCCCCGTTAATTGACCGCATAATAGCGCAGGTGCCTATGGCGGAGATGCTCAAATACGCGATAGACCTGCGTTCCATAACGGGAGGGAGAGGAAGCTTCACTATGTCCTTCTCCCACTATGAGGAGGTTCCACCCCACATAGCGCAGCAAATAATAGAGAGCTCTCGTAAGGAGGAAGGATAG